A DNA window from Novosphingobium sp. RL4 contains the following coding sequences:
- a CDS encoding amidohydrolase, whose product MRVSPGLRRWSSTLVLSAGLALSAQSVDAKKQEKKAAEVVADPYPSTYRSYPGTATALVGATVYDGRGGRIDNGVVLFRDGKLQAVGGADMAIPDGYTRIDGTGKFVTPGVIDIHSHLGVYPSPGVDALADGNEMTSPTTPDVWAEHSVWPQDPGFTRALANGGVTSLQILPGSGNLIGGRAVTLKNVPSITVQGMKFPGAPYSLKMACGENPKRVYGEKGQKPSTRMGNFSVDRQAWIDARQYMDGDHSERDLGKDTLEGVLKGEILVQNHCYRADEMAQVIDMSKEMGYKVTAFHHAVEAYKIADLLRENGICVAVWADWYGFKMEAYDGIPENAALLANAGTCVVIHSDDENGIQRLNQEAAKAQADGRRIGIDIPDAKVIGWFTYNAAKTMGIGEKTGSLEVGKMADVVLWNGNPLSVYSRPEKVWIDGALMFDALDAKRRPVSDFELGQPGAGDVK is encoded by the coding sequence ATGAGGGTATCGCCGGGATTGCGGCGCTGGTCTTCCACGCTTGTCCTGAGCGCGGGGCTGGCCCTGAGCGCTCAGAGCGTGGATGCCAAGAAGCAGGAAAAGAAAGCGGCCGAGGTCGTCGCGGATCCTTATCCGTCAACTTACAGGTCCTATCCGGGAACGGCTACGGCGCTCGTCGGGGCAACCGTCTATGACGGGCGCGGCGGGCGGATCGACAATGGTGTCGTGCTGTTCCGGGATGGCAAGTTGCAGGCCGTGGGAGGCGCCGACATGGCGATCCCGGACGGCTACACCCGCATCGATGGCACCGGCAAGTTCGTGACTCCCGGCGTGATCGACATCCATTCGCATCTCGGCGTCTATCCTTCGCCCGGCGTCGACGCGCTGGCGGACGGTAACGAGATGACCAGCCCGACGACGCCCGACGTCTGGGCGGAGCACTCGGTCTGGCCGCAGGACCCCGGCTTCACCCGCGCCCTGGCCAACGGCGGCGTTACCAGCCTCCAGATATTGCCAGGCTCCGGCAATCTCATCGGCGGCCGTGCGGTTACCCTGAAGAACGTGCCGAGCATTACCGTGCAGGGCATGAAGTTCCCCGGTGCGCCCTATTCGCTGAAGATGGCCTGCGGCGAAAACCCCAAGCGCGTCTATGGCGAGAAGGGGCAGAAGCCCTCGACCCGCATGGGCAACTTCTCGGTCGACCGTCAGGCGTGGATCGACGCACGCCAGTACATGGACGGCGATCATTCCGAGCGCGATCTCGGCAAGGATACGCTGGAAGGCGTGCTCAAGGGCGAAATCCTCGTCCAGAATCACTGCTACCGCGCGGACGAGATGGCGCAGGTGATCGATATGTCCAAGGAAATGGGCTACAAGGTCACGGCGTTCCACCACGCGGTGGAAGCCTACAAGATCGCCGATCTCCTTCGCGAGAATGGCATTTGCGTCGCCGTCTGGGCCGATTGGTACGGCTTCAAGATGGAAGCCTACGACGGCATTCCCGAAAACGCCGCGCTGCTCGCCAATGCGGGAACTTGCGTGGTGATTCACTCGGACGACGAGAACGGCATCCAGCGCCTCAACCAGGAAGCCGCCAAGGCCCAGGCCGACGGCCGCCGCATCGGCATCGACATTCCCGATGCCAAGGTCATTGGCTGGTTCACCTACAATGCCGCCAAGACCATGGGCATCGGCGAGAAGACCGGCAGCCTCGAAGTGGGCAAGATGGCCGACGTGGTCTTGTGGAACGGCAATCCGCTCTCGGTCTACTCGCGACCCGAGAAGGTCTGGATCGACGGGGCCCTGATGTTCGATGCCCTGGATGCAAAACGTCGTCCGGTAAGCGATTTCGAATTGGGGCAGCCCGGTGCAGGAGACGTGAAATGA
- a CDS encoding amidohydrolase family protein yields MSRRAIIIAALAAVALPGAASAQDFAITNATVATGDGSAPIEHGTVIVRGGKVVAAGAGVAVPAGIRSVDGTGKWVTPGLFSAVTDLGLWDVEAVSNSNDTEADKSPFNAALDVAPAINPSSEHIAISREGGVTRASVAPFNGGSIFAGQGALIGLGTGPDTVNASRAFQFVELGEAGARLAGGSRVAAHVALRNALREAREVVAAPNAGRSSDALLTRADAVALAPVLDGRQPLYVGVERAADIRSVLALKTEFPKLNLVLVGATEGWLVAGAIAAAKVPVITMPLRDLPASFESLAATQSNVGRMKKAGVQVAIGMFAGSNQPRYAPQQAGNLVALNKLPGAVGLTWGEALAAITSIPAEISGMGGKEGVLAPGAVGDVVIWDGDPLELSSAPVEVYIDGVKQPLDNHQSRLKQRYKSLDRTYLPKAYDW; encoded by the coding sequence ATGAGCCGCCGTGCCATCATCATCGCCGCCCTTGCGGCGGTAGCGCTGCCCGGTGCGGCCTCCGCACAGGATTTCGCGATCACCAATGCCACCGTCGCCACCGGTGACGGCAGCGCGCCGATCGAGCATGGCACCGTGATCGTGCGGGGCGGCAAGGTCGTTGCCGCGGGAGCCGGAGTTGCCGTGCCGGCGGGTATCCGGAGCGTGGACGGAACCGGAAAGTGGGTGACGCCGGGCTTGTTCTCCGCCGTGACCGACCTCGGTCTCTGGGATGTCGAAGCGGTGTCGAACAGCAATGACACGGAAGCGGACAAGTCCCCCTTCAATGCCGCGCTCGATGTCGCGCCGGCGATAAACCCTTCCAGCGAGCATATCGCGATCAGCCGCGAAGGCGGCGTTACGCGCGCCAGCGTGGCCCCCTTCAACGGGGGCTCGATCTTTGCGGGACAGGGCGCGCTGATCGGCCTTGGAACGGGTCCCGATACGGTCAACGCATCCCGGGCTTTCCAGTTCGTGGAACTTGGGGAAGCCGGAGCCCGGCTCGCCGGTGGTAGCCGCGTGGCAGCGCATGTCGCGCTGCGCAACGCCTTGCGTGAGGCGCGCGAAGTGGTTGCCGCACCCAATGCCGGGCGTAGCAGCGATGCCCTGCTCACCCGTGCCGATGCGGTAGCGCTTGCACCGGTACTGGACGGCCGCCAGCCGCTCTATGTCGGGGTCGAACGTGCGGCAGACATCCGCAGCGTGCTGGCGCTCAAGACCGAGTTTCCCAAGCTGAACCTCGTGCTCGTGGGCGCCACGGAAGGCTGGCTCGTGGCCGGTGCCATCGCGGCCGCAAAGGTGCCGGTGATCACCATGCCGCTGCGGGATCTTCCGGCCAGCTTTGAAAGTCTCGCGGCGACCCAGTCGAACGTCGGCCGGATGAAAAAGGCGGGCGTCCAGGTTGCCATCGGCATGTTCGCGGGCAGCAATCAGCCACGCTATGCGCCGCAGCAGGCCGGAAACCTCGTGGCTCTGAACAAGCTGCCGGGCGCGGTGGGATTGACTTGGGGTGAGGCGCTGGCCGCCATTACCTCCATTCCTGCCGAAATCAGCGGTATGGGCGGCAAGGAAGGCGTTCTGGCACCGGGCGCGGTCGGGGATGTCGTCATCTGGGACGGCGACCCGCTGGAACTCTCCTCGGCACCGGTCGAAGTCTATATCGATGGCGTAAAGCAGCCGCTCGATAATCATCAGAGCCGGCTGAAGCAGCGGTACAAGAGCCTGGATCGGACGTACCTGCCGAAGGCCTACGATTGGTGA
- a CDS encoding alpha/beta hydrolase has translation MKVPLLVGAVAVSGLYLAVVLALYLGQRAIIYPAPRGPASIPSGFEKVTLHTADGLALTAAWRPAKSGRHTVLFFHGNGDSLPGAAAATEGLVKAGYGVLLADYRGYADNPGKPTEEGLALDAEAALDFANRRGIAANRIVLMGASLGTGVAAELATKHSPAALVLISPFTSLPDVAAAAVPWAPVRRLMLDRFDSRTAIARVKAPILVLHAADDRVIPLAQGEALAQGAPHARFIRFEQGGHQIQFARPTQTAIVGWLKGQDI, from the coding sequence GTGAAGGTTCCCCTGCTGGTCGGTGCGGTTGCCGTGTCCGGCCTCTATCTCGCGGTCGTTCTCGCGCTTTACCTGGGGCAGCGCGCGATCATCTATCCCGCACCGCGCGGACCGGCATCAATTCCCTCGGGTTTCGAGAAAGTAACGCTCCACACGGCTGACGGCCTCGCCCTCACCGCAGCATGGCGCCCTGCAAAGTCGGGCCGCCACACCGTGCTGTTCTTCCATGGCAACGGCGACAGTCTCCCCGGCGCTGCCGCCGCCACCGAAGGCCTTGTGAAAGCCGGCTACGGTGTGCTTCTTGCCGACTATCGCGGCTATGCGGACAATCCGGGCAAACCGACCGAAGAGGGGCTCGCGCTGGACGCAGAAGCGGCGCTGGACTTTGCAAACCGCAGAGGCATTGCCGCCAACCGGATCGTGCTGATGGGTGCTTCACTGGGAACGGGGGTCGCGGCGGAACTGGCCACGAAGCACTCTCCTGCGGCGCTGGTGCTGATATCGCCCTTCACCAGCCTGCCGGATGTCGCGGCCGCAGCAGTTCCCTGGGCTCCGGTGCGCCGACTGATGCTGGACCGCTTCGACAGTCGCACGGCGATTGCCCGGGTCAAGGCCCCGATCCTTGTCCTCCACGCCGCCGACGACCGGGTGATCCCTCTGGCTCAAGGCGAAGCGCTCGCACAGGGCGCGCCCCATGCCAGATTCATCCGCTTCGAGCAGGGCGGCCACCAAATCCAGTTCGCCCGGCCCACGCAAACGGCCATCGTCGGATGGCTGAAGGGCCAGGATATCTAG
- the dxs gene encoding 1-deoxy-D-xylulose-5-phosphate synthase codes for MTANPATPLLDTVDTPDDLRKLKPADLRQLADELRTEMISAVGQTGGHLGSGLGVVELTVAIHYVFDTPTDRLIWDVGHQAYPHKILTGRRDRIRTLRQGGGLSGFTKRSESEYDPFGTAHSSTSISAALGFAVANKIKGTPGRGIAVIGDGAMSAGMAYEAMNNAAEAGNRLIVVLNDNDMSIAPPVGGLSAYLARLVSSGRFLGLRDLARKFARRLPRPLHAAARKTDEFARGMAMGGTLFEELGFYYVGPIDGHDLDALVPVLENVRDAAEGPILVHVVTQKGKGYAPAEEAADKYHGVQKFNVVTGEQAKAPAGPPSYTGVFAKALVAEAEKDNRICAITAAMPSGTGLDKFEQKFPNRSFDVGIAEQHAVTFAAGLAAQGMRPFCAIYSTFLQRAFDQVVHDVAIQNLPVRFAIDRAGLVGADGATHAGSFDVTYLATLPNMVVMAAADEAELVHMVHTAAQYDAGPIAFRYPRGNGVGVDLPETPQLLEIGKGRIVREGTKVALLSLGTRLGEALKAADVLETKGLSTTVADLRFAKPLDTDLIRKLMLSHEVVITVEEGAIGGLGAHVLTMASDEGLTDAGLKIRTMRLPDIFQDQDKPETQYDEAGLNAPQIVDTVLKALRHNSAGVNEARA; via the coding sequence ATGACAGCCAACCCGGCAACGCCGCTCCTCGATACCGTCGATACGCCTGACGATCTTCGCAAGCTCAAGCCTGCGGACCTGCGACAGCTGGCCGACGAACTTCGCACCGAGATGATCTCAGCCGTCGGACAGACCGGCGGACACCTCGGCTCGGGCCTTGGCGTGGTAGAGCTGACCGTGGCGATCCATTACGTGTTCGACACGCCGACCGACCGGCTGATCTGGGACGTGGGCCACCAGGCCTACCCGCACAAGATCCTGACCGGCCGCCGCGACCGCATTCGTACACTGCGCCAGGGCGGCGGGCTTTCCGGTTTCACCAAGCGTTCGGAAAGCGAATACGACCCGTTCGGCACGGCTCACAGTTCCACCTCGATCTCAGCCGCGCTCGGTTTTGCGGTCGCCAACAAGATTAAGGGGACGCCCGGCCGGGGCATCGCCGTTATCGGTGACGGCGCGATGAGCGCGGGCATGGCCTATGAGGCGATGAACAACGCCGCAGAAGCCGGAAACCGACTGATCGTCGTCCTCAACGACAACGACATGTCGATCGCGCCGCCGGTCGGCGGGCTTTCCGCCTATCTTGCGCGCCTCGTCTCTTCGGGCCGATTCCTCGGCCTGCGCGATCTCGCCCGCAAGTTCGCACGCCGCCTCCCCCGCCCCCTCCACGCCGCGGCCCGCAAGACGGACGAGTTCGCGCGCGGCATGGCCATGGGCGGCACCCTGTTCGAAGAACTGGGCTTCTATTACGTCGGCCCGATCGACGGCCACGACCTCGACGCATTGGTCCCCGTGCTGGAAAACGTGCGGGATGCCGCCGAAGGCCCGATCCTCGTCCATGTCGTGACCCAGAAGGGCAAGGGCTACGCCCCCGCCGAGGAAGCGGCCGACAAGTACCACGGCGTGCAGAAGTTCAACGTCGTCACCGGCGAACAGGCCAAGGCTCCTGCCGGCCCGCCGAGCTATACGGGCGTCTTCGCCAAGGCACTGGTCGCCGAGGCGGAAAAGGACAACCGCATCTGCGCGATTACCGCTGCCATGCCCTCGGGCACGGGGCTCGACAAGTTCGAGCAGAAATTCCCGAATCGCAGCTTCGACGTCGGCATTGCCGAACAGCATGCGGTCACTTTCGCGGCGGGCCTCGCGGCTCAGGGCATGCGCCCGTTCTGCGCGATCTACTCGACCTTCCTCCAGCGCGCCTTCGATCAGGTCGTCCATGACGTCGCGATCCAGAACCTGCCCGTGCGCTTCGCGATCGACCGCGCCGGCCTCGTCGGCGCCGACGGCGCGACTCATGCCGGCTCGTTCGACGTGACCTACCTTGCCACACTGCCGAACATGGTGGTCATGGCCGCTGCCGACGAAGCGGAACTGGTCCACATGGTCCACACCGCCGCACAGTATGACGCCGGCCCAATCGCCTTCCGCTATCCACGCGGCAACGGCGTGGGCGTGGACTTGCCGGAAACGCCGCAGCTTCTCGAAATCGGCAAGGGCCGTATCGTCCGCGAAGGCACCAAGGTAGCCCTGCTCTCGCTTGGCACCCGCCTCGGCGAAGCGCTCAAGGCTGCAGACGTGCTGGAAACCAAGGGACTGTCGACCACCGTTGCCGACTTGCGTTTCGCCAAGCCGCTCGACACCGATCTGATCCGCAAGCTCATGCTGAGCCATGAGGTCGTCATCACCGTCGAGGAGGGCGCCATCGGTGGCCTTGGCGCACATGTTCTCACCATGGCGAGCGACGAAGGTCTGACCGACGCCGGGCTCAAGATCCGCACCATGCGCCTGCCGGATATCTTCCAGGATCAGGACAAGCCCGAGACCCAGTACGACGAAGCTGGCCTCAATGCACCGCAGATCGTCGATACCGTACTCAAGGCCCTGCGCCACAACAGCGCCGGCGTGAACGAAGCACGGGCCTGA
- a CDS encoding VOC family protein, whose amino-acid sequence MTRDRASARVFYENVLELRVIAEEEFALAFALAGGGAMRLTSHAGHVPMQHTVLGWTVSDIRTAVGSLRGRGVEFNVYEGFGQDADGIWTAPDGTALVAWFPDPDGNILSLTEFR is encoded by the coding sequence ATGACCCGCGACCGGGCAAGCGCCCGAGTCTTCTATGAAAACGTGCTGGAACTGCGCGTTATCGCGGAAGAGGAATTCGCGCTTGCTTTCGCCTTGGCTGGCGGCGGGGCGATGCGGCTGACCAGTCATGCCGGCCATGTACCGATGCAGCATACGGTGCTGGGATGGACGGTGTCCGACATTCGCACGGCGGTCGGCTCCTTGCGGGGAAGGGGTGTGGAATTCAACGTCTATGAAGGCTTCGGGCAGGACGCCGACGGCATCTGGACAGCGCCGGACGGAACAGCACTGGTGGCGTGGTTCCCCGATCCTGACGGGAATATCCTCAGCTTAACCGAATTTCGGTAA
- a CDS encoding Fur family transcriptional regulator, with protein MANAHHHHEHSGDNLIEAARAALIESGEQWTEMRADVFGALAERERPASAYDLAESVSALRGKRVAPNSVYRILDLFVRTNLARRVESANAYLANSHPGCQHDCIFLICDVCGQAVHIDDDKLTGALIAAAKQAGFAGVRPVVELRGTCAACS; from the coding sequence ATGGCTAATGCGCATCATCATCACGAACACTCGGGCGACAACCTGATCGAGGCTGCCCGCGCGGCTCTTATCGAATCGGGCGAGCAGTGGACCGAGATGCGTGCGGACGTCTTCGGCGCACTGGCGGAACGTGAACGCCCCGCCTCCGCCTACGATCTGGCGGAGAGCGTATCCGCCCTGCGCGGCAAGCGCGTGGCGCCTAACAGCGTCTACCGCATTCTCGATCTTTTCGTGCGCACCAACCTTGCCCGCCGCGTGGAAAGTGCCAACGCCTATCTGGCCAACAGCCACCCCGGCTGCCAGCATGACTGCATCTTCCTGATCTGCGATGTCTGCGGTCAGGCCGTCCACATCGACGATGACAAGCTGACCGGCGCGCTTATCGCGGCGGCGAAGCAGGCCGGCTTTGCGGGCGTGCGCCCGGTTGTCGAACTGCGCGGCACCTGTGCGGCCTGCAGCTGA
- the purH gene encoding bifunctional phosphoribosylaminoimidazolecarboxamide formyltransferase/IMP cyclohydrolase encodes MTDIVPIRRALLSVSDKAGLADLGKALAARGVELVSTGGTAKALRDAGLEVKDISDLTNFPEMMDGRVKTLHPKVHGGLLAVRDNPEHAKAMADHEIGAIDLVIVNLYPFEATVAKGADRDEVIENIDIGGPSMVRSAAKNHAFVAIVTDPKDYAGLLSELETTDGGTTLAFRKLLAARAFAQTAAYDSMISQWFAFADQGLEFPEMISVNGRLSTELRYGENPHQKAALYTPVGPFTKGLAQSEQVQGKELSYNNYNDADAAFELAAEFKGQQPAVVIVKHANPCGVAQGETLLDAWQGALACDDVSAFGGIVAVNTTLDGATAEAICQIFTEVVVAPDADEEARAFFAKKKNLRLLLTGELPDPRRAGLLVRQITGGLLVQNRDNGAIGLDDLKVVTKRAPTEQELKDCLFAWTVARHVKSNAIVYAKDGITAGIGAGQMNRRDSSRIAAMKAAEAAEKFGWAQARTAGSAVASDAFFPFADGLLAAAEAGATAVIQPGGSIRDDEVIAAADEAGLAMVFTGMRHFKH; translated from the coding sequence ATGACCGATATCGTCCCGATTCGCCGCGCACTGCTTTCGGTTTCCGACAAGGCCGGCCTCGCCGACCTCGGCAAGGCGCTTGCCGCGCGCGGCGTGGAACTGGTTTCGACCGGCGGCACCGCCAAGGCGCTGCGCGATGCCGGGCTCGAGGTGAAGGACATTTCGGACCTCACCAATTTCCCCGAAATGATGGACGGCCGCGTCAAGACGCTGCACCCCAAGGTCCACGGCGGCCTGCTGGCCGTGCGCGACAACCCGGAGCACGCCAAGGCCATGGCCGATCACGAGATCGGCGCGATCGACCTCGTCATCGTCAATCTCTACCCCTTCGAAGCGACCGTGGCCAAGGGTGCCGACCGTGACGAAGTGATCGAGAACATCGACATCGGCGGCCCATCGATGGTCCGCTCCGCTGCGAAGAACCATGCCTTCGTCGCCATCGTCACCGATCCCAAGGACTATGCCGGCCTGCTCTCCGAGTTGGAGACCACCGATGGCGGCACCACGCTGGCCTTCCGCAAACTGCTGGCGGCGCGCGCCTTCGCGCAGACCGCCGCTTACGATTCGATGATCTCTCAGTGGTTCGCCTTCGCCGACCAGGGCCTTGAGTTCCCCGAGATGATCAGCGTCAACGGCCGTCTTTCGACCGAACTGCGCTACGGGGAGAATCCGCACCAGAAGGCCGCGCTCTACACCCCGGTCGGCCCTTTCACCAAGGGTCTGGCCCAGAGCGAGCAGGTGCAGGGCAAGGAACTGTCCTACAACAACTACAACGATGCCGACGCCGCCTTCGAGCTGGCTGCCGAGTTCAAGGGCCAGCAGCCCGCCGTGGTCATCGTCAAGCATGCCAACCCCTGCGGCGTCGCTCAGGGCGAAACCCTGCTCGATGCCTGGCAGGGTGCGCTGGCCTGCGACGACGTTTCGGCCTTCGGTGGCATCGTCGCGGTGAACACCACGCTCGACGGCGCCACGGCGGAAGCGATCTGCCAAATCTTCACCGAAGTCGTCGTCGCACCTGACGCCGACGAGGAAGCCCGCGCCTTCTTCGCCAAGAAGAAGAACCTGCGCCTGCTGCTCACCGGCGAACTGCCCGATCCGCGCCGCGCCGGCCTGCTCGTGCGTCAGATCACCGGCGGCCTGCTGGTGCAGAACCGCGACAACGGAGCCATTGGCCTCGACGATCTCAAGGTCGTGACCAAGCGCGCGCCGACCGAGCAGGAACTGAAGGACTGCCTGTTCGCCTGGACCGTGGCCCGTCACGTCAAGTCCAACGCGATCGTCTATGCCAAGGACGGCATCACCGCCGGCATCGGTGCGGGCCAGATGAACCGCCGCGATTCCTCGCGCATCGCCGCGATGAAGGCCGCGGAAGCCGCCGAGAAGTTCGGCTGGGCCCAGGCACGCACGGCGGGTTCGGCTGTGGCGTCGGACGCCTTCTTCCCCTTCGCGGACGGATTGCTGGCCGCTGCCGAGGCGGGCGCCACCGCCGTGATCCAGCCGGGCGGCTCGATCCGCGATGACGAAGTCATTGCCGCGGCCGACGAAGCGGGCCTGGCGATGGTCTTCACCGGCATGCGCCACTTCAAGCACTGA
- a CDS encoding heparinase II/III family protein produces MSGSTALDRQEPDITDISAFAADESDLLSPRTVGGEAKVEVAHIESGRALALADFSPPSVGPGERLIRFAYRLGIPGSMLSAPMGKKARTRLLATVNNTLPGHVAAGTALRAGHFLIHGAKTPIAQVDYAGAARVTPPLERVVHSFSWLTDLEACAPREQGTAVAERILTAWLQANPKPPGKPGKGPAWAVGNTGARLMNWLAHAPLILSGEKALRNRTLAHISDTARWLDRHVHNAEDGLAEVAGWSAIVAAGLLLPDGRPRRLYGEAGLVKSLGELMGDDGGVLSRSPVAQMEAIALLVRLRNCYHATRRDAPKAVERVIEMLIPPLLALTHGDGSLGSWQGGWAVDGDDVNALVRATGVRTRPLRDVRQWGYQRVLAHKSILQFDTAPPPLPAHARHGCASTLAFEMSHGGHRLIVNCGGSASGGGLVPVRLEQGLRATAAHSTLTLDDANSTAVLINGAIGSGVSEVDVDRKTLVQENGGNATRLEASHNGYEARYGLTHRRILILRDDGTELRGEDLLLPANRKGKRGKVGFAIRFHLGPRVEVGLTADGQGAGLALPDGSYWQFRSAAGEVTVEDSLWVDGQGRPQATQQLVIQGMVSRGGGNFGWLLKKMG; encoded by the coding sequence GTGAGCGGATCAACCGCCCTGGACCGGCAGGAGCCGGACATCACCGATATCTCCGCATTCGCAGCCGATGAATCCGATCTCCTCTCGCCCCGCACGGTGGGCGGCGAGGCGAAAGTCGAAGTTGCGCACATTGAAAGTGGCCGCGCTCTCGCGCTTGCCGACTTCTCGCCCCCCTCCGTCGGCCCCGGCGAACGCCTTATCCGTTTTGCCTACCGACTCGGCATTCCCGGCTCGATGCTCTCGGCGCCCATGGGCAAGAAGGCACGCACCCGCCTCCTCGCCACCGTCAACAATACGCTTCCCGGCCATGTCGCCGCGGGCACCGCACTGCGCGCCGGTCACTTCCTGATTCACGGCGCCAAGACACCGATCGCGCAAGTCGACTATGCCGGTGCCGCCCGCGTCACCCCGCCGCTCGAACGCGTGGTTCACAGCTTTTCCTGGCTCACCGACCTTGAAGCCTGCGCCCCCCGTGAGCAAGGCACGGCCGTAGCCGAGCGCATCCTTACCGCCTGGCTCCAGGCCAACCCCAAGCCCCCCGGCAAACCCGGCAAGGGCCCCGCCTGGGCCGTCGGCAATACCGGCGCCCGCCTGATGAACTGGCTGGCGCACGCGCCACTGATTCTTTCGGGCGAAAAGGCCCTGCGCAACCGCACGCTGGCGCATATCTCGGATACCGCGCGCTGGCTCGATCGCCACGTCCACAATGCAGAGGACGGCCTTGCCGAAGTGGCAGGCTGGTCCGCCATCGTCGCGGCGGGGCTGCTCCTGCCCGATGGACGGCCGCGCCGGCTCTATGGCGAAGCCGGGCTGGTCAAGTCGCTCGGCGAACTGATGGGCGACGACGGCGGCGTGCTTTCCCGCAGCCCGGTTGCGCAAATGGAAGCCATCGCGCTGCTCGTCCGCCTGCGCAACTGCTATCACGCAACCCGCCGGGACGCGCCCAAGGCGGTCGAGCGCGTCATCGAAATGCTGATCCCGCCGCTGCTGGCCCTGACTCATGGCGATGGATCGCTGGGCTCCTGGCAGGGCGGCTGGGCTGTCGACGGGGATGACGTGAACGCCCTCGTTCGCGCCACCGGCGTCCGGACCCGTCCGCTGCGCGACGTGAGGCAGTGGGGCTATCAACGCGTGCTCGCCCACAAGTCCATCCTCCAGTTCGACACCGCGCCGCCTCCTTTGCCCGCACACGCCCGTCACGGCTGCGCCTCGACCCTGGCTTTCGAAATGTCTCACGGCGGGCACCGCCTGATCGTGAATTGCGGGGGTTCCGCCAGTGGCGGCGGACTGGTGCCGGTCCGGCTCGAACAAGGCCTCCGTGCGACTGCGGCGCATTCCACGCTCACTTTGGACGACGCCAATTCCACGGCCGTGCTCATCAACGGCGCGATCGGATCGGGTGTCAGCGAGGTTGATGTCGACCGCAAGACGCTCGTGCAGGAAAACGGCGGCAACGCCACCCGCCTCGAGGCCAGCCACAATGGCTACGAGGCTCGCTACGGCCTCACTCACCGCCGCATCCTGATCCTGCGTGACGACGGCACCGAACTGCGCGGCGAAGATCTGCTCCTGCCCGCCAATCGCAAGGGCAAGCGCGGCAAGGTCGGCTTCGCGATCCGCTTCCATCTGGGCCCACGAGTAGAAGTGGGGCTGACGGCGGACGGACAGGGGGCTGGCCTCGCCTTGCCTGACGGCAGCTACTGGCAATTCCGCAGCGCCGCCGGCGAAGTCACCGTCGAGGATTCGCTATGGGTCGACGGCCAGGGCCGCCCGCAGGCAACGCAGCAGCTCGTGATTCAGGGCATGGTTTCCCGCGGCGGCGGGAATTTCGGGTGGCTTCTCAAGAAAATGGGGTGA
- the rpe gene encoding ribulose-phosphate 3-epimerase: protein MTTPLISPSILSADFARLGEEVRAIDEAGADWIHVDVMDGHFVPNITIGPAVVKALRPHSAKVFDVHLMISPVDSYLEAFAEAGADYITVHPEAGPHVHRTVQTIHNLGKKAGISLNPATPAKMLDYLIDDIDLVLIMSVNPGFGGQSFISSQLRKIEAVRKMIDKSGRDIRLEVDGGVDARTAPLCVSAGADVLVAGSATFRGGPTQYAANIRALKGLA, encoded by the coding sequence ATGACCACGCCGCTGATCTCGCCCTCCATCCTGTCCGCCGACTTCGCCCGCCTGGGTGAGGAAGTTCGCGCGATCGACGAAGCCGGCGCGGACTGGATCCACGTCGATGTCATGGATGGTCACTTCGTGCCGAACATCACCATCGGTCCTGCCGTGGTGAAGGCCCTGCGCCCCCATTCGGCCAAGGTGTTCGACGTGCACCTGATGATCTCTCCGGTCGACAGCTACCTCGAAGCCTTCGCGGAAGCGGGTGCCGACTACATCACCGTCCATCCCGAGGCCGGACCGCACGTTCACCGCACGGTGCAGACGATCCACAATCTCGGCAAGAAGGCCGGCATTTCGCTCAATCCCGCGACGCCCGCCAAGATGCTCGACTATCTGATCGACGACATCGACCTGGTCCTGATCATGAGCGTAAACCCGGGCTTCGGCGGCCAGAGCTTCATCTCCAGCCAGCTTCGCAAGATCGAGGCCGTGCGCAAGATGATCGACAAGTCCGGCCGCGACATTCGCCTCGAGGTGGACGGCGGCGTCGATGCCAGGACCGCACCGCTTTGCGTTTCGGCAGGCGCCGACGTGCTCGTCGCCGGTTCCGCCACTTTCCGCGGCGGACCTACGCAATATGCCGCGAACATTCGCGCCCTGAAGGGACTCGCCTGA